The following are from one region of the Silene latifolia isolate original U9 population chromosome 9, ASM4854445v1, whole genome shotgun sequence genome:
- the LOC141601852 gene encoding uncharacterized protein LOC141601852 — protein sequence MSVVYRSCAKLSPRYFGPFQVIQRIGEVAYKLQLPETSKIHLVFHVSQLKKHEGSPPKSVNIPELDNLQQLMAEPVAILGRKLAKEGNEATVYLLIQWSNSGPEDATWGPYDEIAKRFPEFNLEA from the coding sequence ATGTCTGTTGTTTACAGATCTTGTGCTAAGCTCTCCCCTAGGTATTTTGGGCCTTTTCAAGTCATACAAAGGATTGGAGAAGTAGCCTACAAACTGCAACTTCCAGAAACCTCCAAAATACATCTtgtgttccatgtgtctcaaCTGAAAAAGCATGAAGGCTCCCCACCAAAGAGTGTGAACATCCCTGAGCTTGATAATTTGCAGCAGCTCATGGCGGAGCCAGTGGCTATTTTGGGTAGGAAGTTGGCTAAGGAGGGCAATGAAGCTACAGTTTATCTCTTAATCCAATGGTCCAACAGTGGACCTGAAGATGCAACATGGGGACCTTATGATGAGATAGCAAAACGCTTTCCAGAATTCAACCTTGAAGCTTGA